Part of the Nocardioides perillae genome is shown below.
CGCCCTGGGGCGCCTGCCGTGGGACGACCGCGAGACCGTGCGGGCGGCGTACGCCGCGACGGTGCTGAAGCGGCAGGCCCAGCGACCGACCTTCGACGCGCTCTTCGACCTGTGGTGGCCGCGGCTGGTCGGCGACGGGTGGCGGGGCGACCCGCTGGTGGCGGACGTCGACGACGAGGACGCCGGGGAGGCCGACGAGGGCGCAGCCGAGGCCGGTGACGGCGGGGCGGGGGAGGACGAGGCGCAGGCCGAGACCGAGGGCGCGGGCCCGGTCCGCGACGGCGGGGCCGCGCTGGCGGCGCTGCGCGAGCGCCTCGCCGAGGCCCTGGCGGCCGGTGACGACGCCGCCGCCCAGGCGCTGGCGGCCGAGGCGGTGGGCCGCTTCGGGGCGATGCCCGGGCGCGGGCCGGGGCTGTCGTCGTGGTCGGCCTACACCGCACTCCAGCGGGTCTCACCGGCCGAGCTGGTGGAGCGGCTCGTGCAGGCGCTCGCCGCGGGCGGCTGGGCCGAGGACGACGCGCGCCGCGCCGCGGTCGAGCGGGTCGCCCGCTTCGAGACGGAGGTCGAGGGCGACGCCCGCCGCCGCATCGCGGAGGAGCGCGGGCCGCGCCACGTCGCCGACGTCGTGCTGCGTCCGAGCATCGAGCGGCTCGACTTCCTCAGCGCTCGCCGCAGCGACCTGGAGGAGCTGCGCCGCGAGATCCAGCCGCTGGCCCGGCGCCTGGCGGTGCGGCTCACCAAGGAGCAGCACGCGCGGCGACGCGGACCGCTCGACTTCCGGCGCACCGTGCGGGCGTCGGTCTCGACCGGCGGGGTGCCGCTGACCACGCACCACCGGCCGAAGCGGCCGCACCGCTCCGAGCTGGTCGTGCTGTGCGACGTGAGCGGGTCGGTGGCCAACTTCGCGCAGTTCACGCTGCTGCTCGTCTTCGCGCTGCGCGAGCAGTTCACGAAGGTGCGGGCCTTCACCTTCGTCGACCAGGTCGTCGAGGTCACCGAGCACTTCCGCCCCGGTGCCGACGTGGTCGACGTGATGACCCACCTCGCGGCGGCCTCGGCGCACGCGGCCCGCTTCGGGCGCACGAACTACGGCCGCGCCTTCGCCGCCTTCGAGGAGCAGCACGCCGACGCGCTGGGGCCGAGGAGCGCCCTGCTCGTGCTCGGCGACGCCCGCTCCAACCACGCCGACCTGCGCCTCGACGTGCTCCGCCGCCTCGTCGACGACACCCGCCACGCGTGGTGGCTCAACCCCGAGCACCGTCGGCACTGGGACACCGGCGACTCGGCCGCCCGCGCCTACGGCGCGCTGGTGCCCATGGTCGAGTGCCGCAACCTGACCCAGCTCGGGGAGTTCGTGCACGACCTGGTCTGAGCAGCCGACCCCGACAGCGGTCGGGGCGCCGGTCTGGACCGGTGGGCGTAACCCAGGTCACACCCGCTCGTTCGACCTGGTGACACCGGTGCGGGGGAGGGAGCCGGCGTCTCCCACCCCCTGGCGGCCTCGGCCGCCCCGACCGTCACCACTGAGCCGGTGACGTGGAAGGACCCTGCCACCGTGCGCAACCATCTCGGGAAGCGCGGGCGCCCTCAGCTGGCGCTCGCCACCGCCGCCGTCATCGGCGCGGCCGCCCTCGTGCCCCTGTCCCTCCCCGCGTCCGGCGAGGAGCCGGACCCCCTCGCCGGTCTCGACGACGCCTCGTTCTCGTTCCAGGGGGAGGAGGGCAAGCTGCCCAACCTCGACGCGCGCGAGGGCCGGGTCGTCCCGAGCGCCGCGCAGCGCGACCTCGCCACCTCCCTCGGCGCCGACGACGCGCGCTGGAACGCGTTCGGCACGCCCCACGTGCTGATGGACCGGACGGGCTACCTCTCCGGTCCCCGCGCGGGCAGCGCCCGCGAGGCCGCCCGGGCCTTCGTCGCCGACCACGCGGCGCTCTTCCGGCTCGACGCCGCCGACGTCGAGGCGCTCGAGGTCCTCACCGACACGCCCCTCTACGACAGCCCCGACCTGGTGCGGGTGCGCGAGGGGAAGGCACCGGCGCGGCCCGACGTCGCCCACGTCGTCACCTTCCGCCAGCGCTTCGGCGACCTCGTGGCCGGACACGACGGCCTGCTGACCGTGGGCGTGCAACGCGACGGCCGGGTGGCGTGGGTGTCCTCGTCGGTCACCGGCGACTCCGAGGTGCGCGGTGAGCAGCGGCTCTCCGCCGTCGCCGCCCTGACCGCGGCCGCCGAGGACGTCGGCCTGCCGCTCGGCGACCTCGTCGAGGTCACCGACCAGGCGGCCCCGGGCCCGTGGCGGACGTTCGAGTCGCCGCTGACGCGCGACCTGCAGCGCGCCCGGCTGATGGCATTGCCGACCCCGACCGACGGCGTGCGCCTGGCGTGGGAGACCACCCTGCTGAAGGCCGACCACACCGACACCGACAGCGGGGGCCACCACGCCGAGCCCCAGGCCTTCATCAGCTTCGTCGACGCCGAGACCGGCGAGGTGCTCCTGCGCGACAACCGCGTCGACCACCTGGCCGAGGGGGCGAGCCCCGCCTCGGTGAACCTGCCCGCAGCCGCACCGGGCGGCGTACGCGGTGGTGCCGGCGTGCGCGCGGCACTCGCCGCCGCGCCGAGCGCGGCTCC
Proteins encoded:
- a CDS encoding VWA domain-containing protein; its protein translation is MPGLLDRHLAFVGALRRAGLPVSLAEDLDALDALGRLPWDDRETVRAAYAATVLKRQAQRPTFDALFDLWWPRLVGDGWRGDPLVADVDDEDAGEADEGAAEAGDGGAGEDEAQAETEGAGPVRDGGAALAALRERLAEALAAGDDAAAQALAAEAVGRFGAMPGRGPGLSSWSAYTALQRVSPAELVERLVQALAAGGWAEDDARRAAVERVARFETEVEGDARRRIAEERGPRHVADVVLRPSIERLDFLSARRSDLEELRREIQPLARRLAVRLTKEQHARRRGPLDFRRTVRASVSTGGVPLTTHHRPKRPHRSELVVLCDVSGSVANFAQFTLLLVFALREQFTKVRAFTFVDQVVEVTEHFRPGADVVDVMTHLAAASAHAARFGRTNYGRAFAAFEEQHADALGPRSALLVLGDARSNHADLRLDVLRRLVDDTRHAWWLNPEHRRHWDTGDSAARAYGALVPMVECRNLTQLGEFVHDLV